The Paraburkholderia sp. SOS3 genome includes a region encoding these proteins:
- a CDS encoding cytochrome b, with protein sequence MATTEKDVETTAGLVGWIDRRFPMTSTWKAHLSEYYAPKNFNFWYFFGSLALLVLVNQIVTGIFLTMNYKPDSTLAFASVEYIMREVPWGWLIRYMHSTGASMFFVVVYLHMFRGLLYGSYRKPRELVWIFGCAIFLCLMAEAFFGYLLPWGQMSYWGAQVIVNLFSAIPFIGPDLSLWIRGDYVVSDVTLNRFFAFHVIAIPLVLIGLVIAHIVALHEVGSNNPDGIEIKAKKDANGIPLDGIPFHPYYSVHDFMGVCVFLMVFAAIIFFAPEMGGYFLEANNFVPANPLQTPPEIAPVWYFTAFYAMLRATTDPFKIVLMIIVLLLGLFALVRARGKWRVGLPVLAVLVVLAMYFTESKFWGVVVMGSAVVSLFFLPWLDRSPVKSIRYRPFFHKVFYAIFVFAFLTLAFLGTKPPSPAATVIAQICALVYFAFFLGMPFWTPLGRFRQPPERVRFKPH encoded by the coding sequence ATGGCGACGACCGAAAAAGATGTGGAGACAACGGCCGGGCTCGTAGGGTGGATCGATCGGCGCTTTCCGATGACGTCCACCTGGAAGGCCCACCTTTCCGAGTACTACGCGCCGAAGAACTTCAACTTCTGGTATTTCTTCGGCTCGCTCGCGCTGCTCGTGCTGGTCAATCAGATCGTCACCGGCATTTTCCTCACGATGAACTACAAACCCGATTCGACGCTCGCGTTCGCATCGGTCGAGTACATCATGCGCGAGGTGCCGTGGGGCTGGCTGATCCGTTACATGCATTCGACCGGCGCGTCGATGTTCTTCGTGGTCGTGTATCTGCACATGTTCCGCGGGCTGCTGTACGGCTCGTACCGCAAGCCGCGCGAGCTCGTGTGGATCTTCGGCTGTGCGATCTTCCTCTGCCTGATGGCCGAGGCGTTCTTCGGCTATCTGCTGCCTTGGGGGCAGATGTCGTACTGGGGCGCGCAGGTGATCGTGAACCTGTTCTCGGCGATTCCGTTTATCGGCCCCGACCTGTCGCTGTGGATTCGCGGCGATTACGTCGTGTCCGACGTCACGCTGAACCGCTTCTTCGCGTTTCACGTGATTGCGATTCCGCTCGTGCTGATCGGCCTCGTGATCGCACACATCGTGGCGCTGCATGAAGTCGGGTCGAACAACCCCGACGGCATCGAGATCAAGGCGAAAAAGGACGCGAACGGCATTCCGCTCGACGGCATTCCGTTTCACCCGTACTACTCGGTGCACGACTTCATGGGCGTCTGCGTGTTCCTGATGGTGTTCGCGGCGATCATCTTCTTCGCACCGGAAATGGGCGGCTACTTTCTCGAAGCGAACAACTTCGTGCCGGCCAATCCGCTGCAGACGCCGCCGGAAATCGCGCCGGTCTGGTACTTCACCGCGTTCTACGCGATGCTGCGCGCGACCACGGACCCGTTCAAGATCGTGCTGATGATCATCGTCCTGCTGCTCGGTCTGTTCGCGCTCGTGCGCGCGCGCGGCAAATGGCGCGTCGGCCTGCCGGTGCTTGCGGTGCTCGTCGTGCTCGCGATGTATTTCACCGAGTCGAAGTTCTGGGGCGTGGTCGTGATGGGCAGCGCGGTCGTGTCGCTGTTCTTTCTGCCCTGGCTCGACCGCTCGCCGGTCAAGTCGATCCGCTACCGGCCGTTCTTCCACAAGGTGTTCTACGCGATCTTCGTGTTCGCGTTCCTGACGCTCGCGTTTCTCGGCACGAAACCGCCTTCGCCGGCGGCGACGGTCATCGCGCAGATCTGCGCGCTCGTGTACTTCGCGTTCTTCCTCGGCATGCCGTTCTGGACGCCGCTTGGCCGTTTCAGGCAGCCGCCCGAACGGGTGCGGTTCAAACCCCACTGA
- the petA gene encoding ubiquinol-cytochrome c reductase iron-sulfur subunit translates to MRDKEDGRVDGGRRTWLIATTVTGGIGGVATVIPFVGSFAPSEKAKAAGAPVQVDISGLKPGDMMTVAWRGKPVWILNRTDKMLADVQKADNEVADPQSKNPFSMPMPDYCKNEFRSRPDHKNVLVAVAVCTHLGCTPTPRFQEGAQPNLPDDWPGGFLCPCHGSTYDLAGRVFKNKPAPQNLDIPPYMFVGNTLVIGKDEKGEA, encoded by the coding sequence ATGCGAGACAAGGAAGATGGACGCGTCGACGGCGGCCGCCGTACCTGGCTGATCGCGACGACCGTAACAGGTGGCATCGGAGGAGTCGCCACCGTAATACCCTTTGTTGGTTCATTTGCACCATCGGAAAAGGCCAAGGCGGCGGGCGCGCCGGTCCAGGTCGATATCAGCGGCTTGAAGCCGGGCGACATGATGACGGTCGCGTGGCGCGGCAAGCCGGTGTGGATTCTGAACCGCACCGACAAGATGCTCGCCGATGTTCAGAAAGCCGATAACGAAGTCGCAGACCCGCAATCCAAAAACCCGTTTTCGATGCCGATGCCGGACTACTGCAAGAACGAGTTCCGCTCGCGGCCCGATCACAAGAATGTTCTCGTTGCCGTTGCGGTGTGCACCCACCTGGGCTGCACGCCGACACCGCGCTTCCAGGAGGGCGCGCAGCCCAATCTTCCGGACGACTGGCCAGGCGGTTTCCTGTGCCCGTGCCACGGCTCGACGTACGATCTCGCCGGGCGCGTCTTCAAGAACAAACCTGCGCCGCAGAACCTCGACATCCCGCCTTACATGTTCGTGGGCAATACGCTCGTGATCGGCAAGGACGAGAAAGGAGAAGCGTAA